One stretch of bacterium DNA includes these proteins:
- a CDS encoding PrpF domain-containing protein, giving the protein MREQVAIRCVLMRGGTSKGVFLRAADLPADRATRDRVILALFGSPDPRQIDGLGGADILTSKVAIIGAPTRSDADVDYTFGQVSIREPVVDYDINCGNLSAAVGVYAVEEGFVRASEPVTSVRVHNTNTAKIFVAHVPVRDGSPVVEGDTVIDGVPGSGAEIVLDFTGTVGAVTGRLLPTGRPLDRLTVPALGRSVEASIVDVANLCVFVSAADVGMTGAEGPGDFTAAHLRALIAVKDAAAAHLDLSPDGLVPLPVAVAPPIAYQTLTGRRVRPDDMDLLARLAGGRPPMLHKTFPGTAATCAAVAARIAGTVTAAASGRPQHNREIRIGHPGGVMPARAWVSDGPPWTVREAGYFRTARRLMEGHALIRRAVLGEYAGTRR; this is encoded by the coding sequence GTGCGGGAACAGGTCGCCATCCGGTGCGTGTTGATGCGGGGCGGCACCAGCAAAGGGGTGTTTCTCCGCGCGGCCGACCTGCCCGCCGATCGGGCCACCCGCGACCGGGTCATCCTCGCGCTCTTCGGCAGTCCCGATCCCCGCCAGATCGACGGGCTCGGCGGTGCGGACATCCTGACCAGCAAGGTCGCGATCATCGGCGCGCCCACGCGCTCCGACGCCGACGTGGACTACACGTTCGGCCAGGTCAGCATCCGCGAGCCGGTCGTCGACTATGACATCAACTGCGGAAATCTCTCCGCGGCCGTCGGGGTCTACGCCGTCGAAGAAGGCTTCGTCCGGGCGTCGGAGCCCGTGACGTCCGTGCGGGTCCACAACACGAACACCGCAAAGATTTTCGTCGCGCACGTGCCGGTCCGTGACGGTTCTCCGGTTGTGGAGGGGGACACCGTGATCGACGGTGTTCCGGGAAGCGGTGCGGAGATCGTCCTCGACTTCACCGGCACCGTCGGCGCAGTCACGGGACGCCTGCTGCCCACGGGGCGGCCCCTTGACCGCCTGACCGTGCCGGCCCTCGGCCGTTCGGTGGAGGCGAGCATCGTCGACGTCGCCAACCTGTGCGTGTTTGTTTCGGCGGCCGACGTGGGCATGACCGGTGCCGAAGGCCCCGGTGACTTCACCGCCGCGCACCTTCGGGCCCTGATCGCGGTCAAAGACGCCGCCGCGGCGCACCTGGACCTTTCCCCCGACGGACTCGTGCCGCTGCCCGTGGCCGTCGCGCCGCCTATCGCCTATCAAACGCTTACCGGCCGGCGCGTGCGTCCGGATGACATGGATCTGCTGGCGCGCCTGGCCGGCGGCCGCCCGCCGATGTTACACAAGACGTTTCCCGGCACCGCGGCCACGTGCGCCGCCGTCGCGGCGCGGATCGCAGGAACCGTCACCGCCGCGGCGTCGGGCCGGCCTCAGCACAATCGAGAGATCCGCATCGGCCATCCCGGAGGGGTCATGCCGGCGCGGGCCTGGGTGTCGGACGGTCCGCCGTGGACGGTCCGTGAGGCGGGTTACTTCCGCACCGCCCGGCGCCTGATGGAGGGACACGCGCTGATCCGCCGCGCGGTCCTCGGCGAATATGCCGGCACACGGAGATGA
- a CDS encoding thiolase family protein has product MADVWIVGVGMTKFGKHPDRTAAELGADAVLEAIADSGLDPGRVEAAYCGHVFQGMVTGQRVLANTGLAGIPLVNVEDACSSGAVAIREAMLAILAGAHDIVLAFGVEHLTARFRGALTPDEDDIEGAVGLTMPAIYAMRARRHMAEFGTTRRQIAMVSVKNKRNASQNPLAQIRTPVTLDEVLESRPIADPLSLQDCSPVSDGAAAAVLCSDRVARQSGPGRAMRLAASALRTGVVEAEPRSMAFEPLTRHTAWDAYERAGLGPEEIDLAEVHDCFSIAEILRVEGLGLYAPGTYPAALERGEADIGGRRPINPSGGLLGKGHPLGATGVAQVVEIVRQLRGEAGTRQVQGARVGLAHCRGGKAAGIEGAACTVQIVTT; this is encoded by the coding sequence ATGGCTGACGTGTGGATCGTCGGCGTCGGGATGACGAAGTTCGGAAAGCATCCGGACCGGACCGCGGCGGAATTGGGCGCGGACGCGGTGCTCGAGGCGATCGCGGACTCCGGCCTGGACCCGGGCCGCGTCGAGGCGGCGTACTGCGGCCACGTCTTCCAGGGGATGGTGACCGGCCAGCGCGTCCTCGCCAACACCGGGCTCGCCGGTATCCCGCTGGTGAACGTGGAGGACGCGTGCAGCAGCGGCGCGGTCGCCATCCGCGAGGCGATGCTGGCCATCCTCGCCGGCGCGCATGACATCGTGCTCGCCTTCGGTGTCGAGCATCTCACGGCCAGGTTTCGCGGCGCGCTCACTCCCGACGAAGACGACATCGAGGGCGCGGTCGGCCTGACCATGCCCGCGATCTACGCGATGCGCGCGCGGCGGCACATGGCGGAGTTCGGCACGACCCGCCGGCAGATCGCGATGGTCTCGGTGAAGAACAAGCGGAACGCCAGTCAAAACCCGCTGGCCCAGATCCGGACGCCGGTCACGCTCGACGAGGTGCTGGAGTCGCGGCCGATCGCGGACCCGCTCTCGCTCCAAGACTGCTCGCCGGTGAGCGACGGGGCCGCCGCCGCGGTGTTGTGCAGCGATCGCGTCGCGCGCCAATCCGGCCCGGGCCGGGCCATGCGCCTCGCGGCGTCGGCGTTGCGGACCGGCGTCGTCGAGGCCGAGCCGCGGTCGATGGCGTTTGAGCCCCTGACCCGGCACACGGCCTGGGACGCGTACGAGCGGGCCGGTCTGGGACCCGAGGAGATCGACCTCGCGGAGGTCCACGATTGCTTCTCCATCGCCGAGATCCTGCGGGTGGAGGGACTGGGCCTCTACGCGCCGGGGACGTACCCCGCGGCGCTCGAGCGCGGCGAGGCCGACATCGGCGGCCGCCGGCCGATCAATCCCAGCGGCGGTCTGCTCGGCAAAGGGCATCCGCTCGGCGCGACCGGCGTCGCGCAGGTCGTCGAGATCGTCCGGCAGCTGCGCGGCGAGGCGGGGACCCGGCAGGTCCAGGGCGCCCGAGTGGGCCTGGCCCACTGCCGCGGCGGCAAGGCGGCGGGCATCGAAGGCGCGGCGTGCACCGTGCAGATCGTGACGACGTAG
- a CDS encoding Zn-ribbon domain-containing OB-fold protein, with amino-acid sequence MADHVAVHEAGPAVPLRPGLFEGDAGGRLRLVGTRCEACGARFFPRRRICARCRSSATSTVPLSTRGILYTYTTVYQSTPAFATPYVLAYADLPEGVRLLAQLVTAPGDVRIGMPVELRVEPVGVNAEGRPVLGYRFHPAQPEKSETRDG; translated from the coding sequence ATGGCCGACCATGTGGCCGTACACGAAGCCGGACCGGCAGTGCCGCTTCGTCCCGGACTGTTTGAGGGTGACGCCGGTGGACGGCTCCGCCTCGTGGGCACGCGCTGCGAGGCCTGCGGAGCCCGTTTCTTTCCCCGGCGCCGGATATGCGCGCGGTGCCGGTCCTCGGCGACGTCGACCGTGCCGTTGAGCACGCGCGGAATACTCTACACGTACACGACGGTGTACCAGTCCACGCCCGCGTTCGCGACGCCGTACGTGCTGGCCTACGCCGATCTTCCGGAGGGCGTCCGTCTACTGGCGCAGCTGGTGACCGCTCCCGGCGACGTGCGCATCGGCATGCCGGTGGAGCTGCGGGTTGAACCGGTCGGCGTGAATGCGGAAGGCCGGCCGGTGCTGGGCTACCGGTTCCACCCGGCGCAACCCGAGAAATCGGAGACGCGCGATGGCTGA
- a CDS encoding SDR family NAD(P)-dependent oxidoreductase produces MGVQGRAAIVTGAGQGIGEGIARHLAAGGAKVVVNDVIADRVERVVAGLEDAGAHVVGVAADISRAGGATEVVRRTREAFGSVDIVVNNAGIARDRYLTKMSEEDWDEVLRVNLKSCYLLCHEAVPFMMEQRRGRIVNIASRAWLGNPGQVNYAASKGAVVSLTRTLALELGKFGITVNAIAPALVDTPLFRGLKDDIQERLLKTVPVGRIGTPADIANAVGFFAGDEASYVTGQLLYVCGGRSVGAY; encoded by the coding sequence ATGGGTGTTCAGGGACGGGCGGCAATCGTCACCGGAGCCGGTCAGGGCATCGGCGAGGGGATCGCGCGCCACCTGGCCGCCGGCGGCGCCAAGGTGGTCGTGAACGACGTGATCGCGGACCGGGTGGAGCGCGTCGTCGCCGGCCTCGAAGACGCGGGGGCGCACGTCGTTGGGGTGGCCGCGGACATCAGCCGCGCGGGCGGCGCGACGGAGGTGGTGCGGCGCACGCGCGAGGCTTTCGGAAGCGTCGATATCGTCGTCAACAACGCCGGAATCGCCCGGGACCGCTACCTGACCAAGATGTCCGAGGAAGATTGGGACGAGGTGCTCCGCGTGAACCTCAAGTCGTGTTACCTGCTTTGCCACGAGGCCGTGCCCTTCATGATGGAGCAGCGCCGCGGTCGCATCGTGAACATCGCGTCGCGGGCGTGGCTCGGGAACCCCGGCCAGGTCAACTACGCGGCCAGCAAGGGCGCCGTGGTCAGCCTGACGCGCACGCTCGCCTTGGAGCTCGGCAAGTTCGGGATCACGGTCAACGCCATCGCCCCCGCGCTGGTCGACACGCCGTTGTTCCGCGGGCTCAAAGACGACATCCAGGAGCGTCTGCTCAAGACCGTGCCCGTCGGCCGCATCGGCACCCCCGCCGACATCGCCAACGCGGTGGGGTTCTTCGCGGGCGACGAGGCGTCGTACGTGACCGGACAGCTCCTGTACGTGTGCGGTGGGCGCAGTGTAGGAGCCTACTAA
- a CDS encoding enoyl-CoA hydratase-related protein, translated as MSEVVLFDREHAIGVLTLNRPEALNALTVGMLDRMGEVFAEVEARGEVRVLILAAAGEKAFCVGADLKARSREYEDDGAGPDPLAERVRRVFGQIETLPLPVIAAVHGYVLGGGLELALACDLRVAADSARFGFPEAKVGSMPGAGGTQRLTRTIGPARAKELMFTGEHIDAAEAYRLGLVNRLAPREGLLEGARALARTIASRAPLSIRAIKTAVHLCPDVSLEAGLAFERTAHAVLRASRDRREGIQAFVEKREPHFAGR; from the coding sequence ATGAGCGAGGTTGTGCTGTTCGATCGCGAGCACGCGATCGGCGTGCTCACTCTCAACCGGCCCGAAGCGCTGAACGCCCTGACGGTCGGGATGCTGGACCGGATGGGTGAGGTATTCGCAGAAGTGGAGGCGCGCGGGGAGGTCCGCGTGCTGATCCTGGCCGCCGCGGGCGAGAAGGCGTTTTGCGTCGGCGCCGACCTGAAAGCGCGGTCGCGGGAATACGAGGACGATGGCGCCGGCCCCGATCCGCTCGCCGAGCGCGTGCGCCGTGTCTTCGGCCAGATCGAAACGCTCCCGCTGCCGGTGATCGCCGCCGTCCATGGCTATGTGCTCGGGGGCGGACTGGAGCTCGCGCTGGCGTGCGATCTCCGCGTGGCGGCGGACAGCGCGCGCTTCGGGTTCCCGGAGGCCAAGGTCGGCAGCATGCCCGGCGCGGGCGGCACGCAGCGGCTGACCCGGACGATCGGTCCCGCGCGGGCCAAGGAGTTGATGTTCACCGGCGAACACATCGACGCCGCCGAGGCGTATCGCCTCGGTCTCGTCAACCGGCTCGCGCCGCGCGAAGGCCTGCTGGAGGGCGCCCGGGCGCTGGCCCGCACGATCGCCTCGCGCGCCCCGCTGTCGATCCGCGCCATCAAGACCGCGGTGCACCTGTGTCCGGATGTGAGTCTCGAGGCCGGACTCGCGTTCGAGCGCACCGCCCACGCGGTGCTGCGTGCCAGCCGCGACCGCCGTGAGGGCATTCAGGCGTTCGTGGAAAAACGCGAGCCTCATTTCGCCGGGCGGTAG
- a CDS encoding CoA transferase: MGALDGVRVLDLSQGAAGPICTMHLGDLGARVVKVEPPGGEWGRALGPPFVGGVAAAFIGMNRNKRSIVVDLKRPGGRDVVARLAARSDVLVESFRPGVMGKVGLDYETLTARHPRLVYCAISAFGQDGPWRHRPGVDGIVQGASGLMSVTGEPDGGPVKVGVPAADTCAGFLAAQGVLAALFARERTGRGQRVDVALLDALLAFQAVPLAMYLASGEPPGRTGSGAAYAAPNEAFPTRDGFVMVAAYTPERWVRLCEVLGRPDLTADPRFDSNEGRVRHRGALRDALVPMFRTRTSAEWVSVLDAADIMCGSIATYPEVVAHPQVVHNEMVVALDHPTLGRTAVVGSPVRLSETPAAVTRPAPLPGEHSEEVLLEAGFAAREIAGLAAAGIVPARAVEVRT; the protein is encoded by the coding sequence ATGGGCGCGCTTGACGGCGTTCGCGTTCTCGACCTCTCGCAGGGGGCCGCGGGGCCGATCTGCACGATGCATCTCGGCGATCTCGGCGCCCGGGTCGTCAAGGTCGAGCCGCCCGGCGGCGAGTGGGGAAGGGCGCTCGGCCCGCCGTTCGTCGGAGGGGTGGCGGCGGCGTTCATCGGGATGAACCGCAACAAGCGCAGCATTGTCGTCGACCTCAAGCGGCCCGGCGGGCGCGACGTCGTCGCGCGGCTCGCGGCGCGCAGCGACGTCCTCGTCGAAAGCTTCCGGCCGGGCGTGATGGGCAAGGTGGGGCTCGACTACGAGACGCTGACCGCGCGCCATCCGCGGCTCGTCTACTGCGCCATCTCGGCGTTCGGCCAGGACGGCCCGTGGCGTCACCGGCCGGGCGTCGACGGCATCGTCCAGGGCGCGAGCGGCCTGATGAGCGTGACCGGTGAGCCGGACGGCGGCCCGGTCAAGGTCGGCGTTCCCGCGGCGGACACCTGCGCGGGGTTTCTGGCTGCGCAGGGCGTGCTCGCCGCGCTGTTCGCGCGCGAGCGCACCGGCCGGGGACAGCGGGTGGACGTGGCGCTGCTCGACGCGCTGCTGGCATTTCAGGCCGTGCCCCTCGCGATGTATCTCGCCTCGGGGGAGCCGCCCGGCCGCACCGGCAGCGGGGCCGCGTACGCCGCCCCGAACGAAGCGTTCCCGACGCGCGACGGCTTTGTCATGGTGGCCGCATATACCCCGGAGCGCTGGGTCCGGTTGTGCGAGGTGCTCGGCCGGCCGGACCTCACCGCCGATCCTCGCTTCGATTCCAACGAGGGACGCGTGCGCCACCGCGGCGCGCTGCGCGATGCGCTCGTCCCGATGTTTCGAACGCGGACCTCGGCGGAGTGGGTGTCCGTGCTGGACGCCGCCGACATCATGTGCGGCTCGATCGCCACCTATCCGGAAGTGGTGGCCCACCCGCAGGTCGTCCACAACGAGATGGTGGTGGCGCTCGACCACCCGACGCTCGGACGGACGGCCGTGGTCGGCAGTCCGGTGCGGCTGAGCGAAACGCCGGCGGCGGTGACGCGTCCCGCCCCGCTGCCGGGCGAGCACTCCGAGGAGGTGCTCCTCGAGGCGGGGTTCGCCGCCCGCGAGATCGCCGGCCTTGCGGCCGCGGGGATCGTGCCGGCGCGGGCCGTCGAGGTTCGCACCTAG
- a CDS encoding TetR/AcrR family transcriptional regulator: MTETLRHRASAPPGAAANTDAVPALRARPAGPVAAAERPRARDEGMRGQILKAAAALFRRQGFERTTVQSIADAVGLKKGSLYHYITGKQRLLFEILQHALEDSLPELERIAAGDAPAAERLREAVGLHILTLARDRDNVACFLEEGRWLAPEYRAAHQATRDRYEALFRRIVADGVYAGEFAPTDVRLAGFAVLGIVNWVVRWYQPAGQYRAEQIADEFGDYAVGALGGARRRDGRA; this comes from the coding sequence ATGACGGAGACCCTCCGGCATCGTGCCTCCGCACCGCCGGGAGCGGCGGCGAACACGGACGCCGTGCCCGCGCTTCGGGCGAGGCCGGCGGGGCCGGTCGCCGCGGCCGAACGTCCACGGGCGCGGGACGAGGGGATGCGCGGCCAGATCCTCAAGGCGGCCGCCGCGTTGTTCCGCCGGCAGGGGTTCGAACGCACGACGGTCCAGAGCATCGCGGACGCGGTGGGCCTGAAGAAGGGATCGTTGTACCACTACATCACCGGCAAGCAGCGGCTGCTCTTTGAGATCCTCCAGCACGCGCTGGAAGACTCGCTGCCGGAGCTCGAACGCATCGCCGCCGGCGACGCGCCGGCGGCCGAGCGGCTTCGTGAGGCGGTGGGTCTGCACATTCTCACGCTGGCGCGCGACCGTGACAATGTCGCATGTTTTCTCGAGGAAGGACGCTGGCTCGCGCCCGAGTACCGGGCCGCCCATCAGGCCACGCGGGATCGCTACGAGGCCCTGTTCCGCCGCATCGTCGCGGACGGCGTATACGCCGGCGAGTTCGCGCCGACCGACGTGCGGCTGGCCGGGTTCGCCGTGCTCGGGATCGTCAACTGGGTCGTGCGCTGGTATCAGCCGGCCGGCCAGTATCGCGCCGAGCAGATCGCCGACGAATTCGGCGACTACGCGGTCGGCGCGCTCGGCGGCGCGAGGAGGCGGGATGGGCGCGCTTGA
- a CDS encoding 2-oxoacid:acceptor oxidoreductase family protein: MTLAIRLGGAGGQGIALAGLILAEAAVAAGRRVVCTQAHGPESRGGASRSDVIISERRVAFPVPRQLDVLAALTQEAWDRSRRALVSSGMAIVDAGRVTVAADDAAAGYALPIIETARALTGSALGANMVMLGLVCELTAAVPPEILAEVAARRVPEFSRTLNLAAFDAGRKLAAGAPSLRIFGPRRRPKDLPVWRGTSGRPLRGLLPAMRRSPGGS, from the coding sequence ATGACGCTCGCGATTCGCCTCGGCGGCGCAGGGGGACAGGGCATCGCGCTCGCCGGGCTGATCCTGGCCGAAGCCGCCGTGGCGGCGGGCCGCCGGGTCGTCTGCACCCAGGCCCACGGGCCTGAGTCGCGGGGAGGCGCGAGCCGGTCCGACGTGATCATCAGCGAACGCCGCGTGGCGTTTCCAGTGCCCCGCCAGCTCGACGTGCTGGCCGCGCTCACGCAGGAGGCATGGGACCGATCGCGGCGCGCGCTCGTGTCCTCCGGGATGGCGATCGTGGACGCGGGGCGGGTCACAGTTGCCGCGGACGATGCGGCCGCCGGTTACGCGCTGCCGATCATCGAGACGGCCCGCGCCCTCACGGGATCGGCACTGGGCGCGAACATGGTGATGCTGGGTCTAGTGTGCGAGCTTACCGCGGCCGTCCCGCCGGAGATCCTCGCGGAGGTCGCCGCGCGCCGCGTGCCGGAGTTCTCGCGCACGCTCAATCTGGCGGCGTTCGATGCGGGACGGAAACTTGCGGCCGGCGCGCCCTCTCTGCGCATCTTTGGCCCGCGCCGCAGGCCCAAGGACCTCCCCGTCTGGCGCGGGACCTCCGGCCGGCCGCTTCGCGGCCTCCTGCCGGCGATGCGGCGGAGCCCGGGCGGGTCATGA
- a CDS encoding thiamine pyrophosphate-dependent enzyme: MSDIRRFLRPEQMPHILCPGCSHGIVAGALLRAIDRLGLAQDSVAVVAGIGCSSRLPGSMDFCTLHTTHGRAPAFATGLKLARPDLHVIVITGDGDGLAIGGNHLIHAARRNIDLTCLLFNNQVYGMTGGQLAPTTPTAGTTTTSPYGNIEPPFDACRLMAAAGATFVARGIAYEPAVLEDLFARGLRHAGFAFVEVISDCPEVYGRYNRLGSPTAMLYGQKRAAAAIDAPLALGEPTLLHESRPAVAAGPVETGVLVEVERPEFGARVRALVPAVGARS, translated from the coding sequence ATGAGCGACATCCGCCGCTTCTTGCGTCCGGAGCAGATGCCGCACATTCTCTGTCCGGGCTGCAGCCACGGGATCGTCGCCGGCGCGCTCCTCCGAGCCATCGACCGCCTCGGGCTGGCGCAGGACTCGGTGGCCGTCGTGGCCGGCATCGGGTGCAGCAGCCGGCTGCCGGGCAGCATGGACTTCTGCACGCTGCACACCACCCATGGGCGGGCGCCGGCGTTTGCCACGGGCCTGAAGCTCGCGCGCCCGGATCTCCACGTGATCGTGATCACCGGCGACGGCGACGGGTTGGCGATCGGCGGCAACCACCTCATCCACGCCGCGCGGCGGAACATCGACCTGACGTGTCTGCTCTTCAACAACCAGGTATACGGGATGACCGGGGGGCAGCTTGCACCGACGACGCCGACCGCGGGCACGACGACCACGTCCCCGTACGGGAACATCGAGCCGCCGTTCGACGCGTGCCGCCTGATGGCCGCGGCCGGCGCGACGTTCGTGGCGCGGGGCATCGCCTACGAGCCGGCGGTGCTCGAGGACCTCTTCGCGCGCGGGCTGCGCCACGCGGGGTTCGCCTTCGTCGAGGTGATCAGCGACTGCCCGGAGGTGTACGGCCGCTACAACCGGCTGGGCAGCCCCACGGCGATGCTGTACGGCCAGAAGCGCGCGGCGGCGGCGATCGACGCCCCGCTCGCGCTCGGCGAGCCCACGCTCCTGCACGAGAGCCGCCCGGCGGTGGCGGCGGGGCCCGTCGAGACCGGCGTGCTCGTCGAGGTCGAACGGCCGGAGTTCGGTGCGCGGGTGCGCGCGCTCGTGCCCGCGGTGGGGGCCCGATCATGA
- a CDS encoding 2-oxoacid:acceptor oxidoreductase subunit alpha codes for MSDQPQLVQGNAACVAGAVAAGCRFYAGYPITPSSEIAEGMARRLPAVGGVFVQMEDEIGSLAAVIGASLGGLRAMTATSGPGFSLMQEHIGFAAMAEVPCVIVNVMRGGPSTGLPTSPSQGDVMQARWGTHGDVPSLVLTPASVPEVYELTVAAFALAERFRTPVVVLYDEVIAHMREEAVLLEAPRGGVPGRRRPAVAPPVYRPYAPDADGIAPMADFGSGYRFHVTGLAHDDRGYPTQDPGTIAAHQRRRLDKIATFEDVVVPVRSLHLDDAEIAVVACGSAARAAEEAVGEARRLGLRAGLLRPLVLWPFPDRIVRSVAASVKALVVAEMNLGQISREVERAVGGRVPVVPCCRADGELIDPEQILACLETRCPVGGRV; via the coding sequence GTGAGCGATCAGCCGCAACTTGTACAGGGGAACGCCGCGTGCGTGGCCGGCGCGGTCGCGGCCGGCTGCCGCTTCTATGCCGGGTATCCCATCACGCCCTCGTCGGAGATCGCCGAGGGAATGGCCCGGCGGCTCCCCGCCGTGGGCGGCGTGTTCGTGCAAATGGAGGACGAGATCGGCTCCCTCGCCGCGGTGATCGGGGCATCGCTCGGCGGCCTGCGCGCGATGACGGCCACGAGCGGGCCCGGGTTCTCCCTCATGCAGGAGCACATCGGCTTCGCGGCCATGGCCGAGGTGCCGTGCGTGATCGTGAACGTCATGCGCGGCGGGCCGAGCACCGGGCTTCCGACCTCGCCGTCCCAAGGGGACGTCATGCAGGCGCGCTGGGGGACGCACGGCGACGTCCCGAGCCTCGTCCTGACCCCGGCGTCGGTCCCCGAGGTGTACGAGCTGACCGTCGCGGCGTTTGCGCTCGCGGAGCGCTTCCGGACACCGGTCGTCGTGCTCTACGACGAGGTGATCGCGCACATGCGCGAGGAGGCGGTGCTGCTTGAGGCGCCGCGCGGCGGCGTGCCGGGCCGGCGGCGTCCGGCGGTGGCGCCCCCGGTGTACCGGCCGTACGCACCGGACGCGGACGGTATCGCGCCGATGGCGGACTTCGGGAGCGGGTACCGGTTCCACGTCACCGGCCTGGCGCACGACGATCGCGGCTATCCCACCCAGGACCCCGGAACGATCGCGGCGCACCAGCGCCGCCGGCTGGACAAGATCGCAACCTTCGAGGACGTGGTGGTGCCGGTCCGGAGCCTCCACCTCGACGATGCCGAGATCGCGGTCGTCGCCTGCGGAAGCGCCGCGCGCGCGGCGGAAGAGGCCGTCGGCGAGGCGCGGCGGCTCGGGCTCCGCGCGGGTCTGCTGCGCCCTCTCGTGCTTTGGCCGTTTCCCGACCGCATCGTGCGCAGCGTCGCCGCATCGGTCAAGGCGCTTGTGGTCGCGGAGATGAACCTCGGCCAGATCAGCCGGGAGGTCGAGCGCGCCGTGGGCGGCCGGGTGCCCGTCGTTCCGTGCTGCCGCGCCGATGGGGAGCTGATCGATCCCGAGCAAATCCTCGCGTGCCTGGAGACGCGCTGTCCGGTCGGGGGGCGCGTGTGA
- a CDS encoding 2-oxoacid:acceptor oxidoreductase family protein has protein sequence MPATRSVLIVGVGGQGVVLAGNILADVALAAGFDVKKSEVHGMSKRGGIVFSHVRYGPTVHSPLIGAGEADAVVALEWAEGLRWRAYLRPGGVLIVNTAQIVPPAAHLDHRGWTRAYPSFDGAALGDHGGPVETVDALEVARRLGSAHVANTVLLGVLAETLDFPRDVWEATLARHVPARTVEMNLRAFREGGVLQPVPAAGLRHEPRRPVRPAEERRAGAPEITAAWCKGCDICVRICPEACLRLNDRAVVEVVDMAACTGCRLCEWFCPDFAIAVRPAGGLS, from the coding sequence ATGCCCGCAACGCGTAGCGTGCTCATCGTGGGCGTGGGCGGTCAGGGAGTGGTGCTGGCCGGCAACATCCTCGCGGACGTCGCGCTCGCCGCCGGTTTCGACGTCAAGAAGAGCGAGGTCCACGGCATGTCGAAGCGCGGCGGCATCGTCTTCAGTCACGTCCGCTACGGCCCCACGGTCCACAGCCCCCTGATCGGGGCCGGCGAGGCCGATGCGGTGGTAGCGCTCGAATGGGCCGAGGGACTGCGGTGGCGCGCCTACCTGCGCCCCGGCGGGGTCTTGATCGTGAACACGGCGCAGATCGTGCCGCCGGCCGCCCACCTTGATCATCGTGGATGGACGCGGGCCTATCCCTCGTTCGACGGTGCGGCCCTCGGCGATCATGGCGGGCCGGTAGAGACCGTCGACGCCCTGGAGGTGGCGCGGCGTCTCGGCTCCGCGCATGTGGCGAACACGGTGTTGCTCGGCGTGCTCGCCGAGACCTTGGATTTTCCCCGGGACGTGTGGGAGGCGACGCTGGCCCGGCACGTGCCCGCGCGCACCGTCGAGATGAACCTGCGCGCATTTCGGGAAGGCGGCGTCCTCCAGCCGGTGCCGGCCGCGGGCCTACGCCATGAGCCAAGACGCCCCGTGAGGCCGGCCGAGGAGCGCCGTGCCGGCGCGCCCGAGATCACCGCCGCGTGGTGCAAAGGGTGCGACATCTGCGTGCGTATCTGCCCGGAAGCCTGCCTTCGCCTCAACGATCGCGCCGTCGTCGAGGTCGTCGACATGGCTGCGTGCACGGGCTGCCGGCTCTGCGAGTGGTTCTGTCCCGATTTCGCCATCGCCGTGCGCCCGGCGGGAGGACTCTCGTGA